The Deinococcus cellulosilyticus NBRC 106333 = KACC 11606 genome has a window encoding:
- a CDS encoding transposase yields the protein EVFPRMQHVWADRGYTGDLIKNIKNTLGWTIEIVKHPWTGVKHIWLPQGQEPPPPIEVPEGFVVLKRRWVVERTFAWLGRSRRMAKDYERLPVTSENLVFEVMIRLMLKRLAQCGL from the coding sequence AGAGGTTTTCCCTCGAATGCAGCACGTGTGGGCGGATCGAGGCTATACGGGCGATCTGATCAAGAACATCAAAAACACACTGGGTTGGACCATCGAGATTGTGAAACATCCCTGGACTGGCGTCAAACACATCTGGCTGCCTCAAGGTCAGGAACCCCCCCCACCTATCGAGGTTCCTGAGGGTTTTGTGGTGCTGAAACGCCGCTGGGTGGTGGAAAGAACCTTCGCCTGGCTGGGCAGATCCAGACGCATGGCCAAAGATTACGAACGACTTCCCGTCACCTCGGAAAATCTGGTCTTTGAGGTGATGATTCGCCTGATGCTCAAAAGGTTAGCTCAATGCGGCCTCTAA
- a CDS encoding helix-turn-helix domain-containing protein, giving the protein MRPLTRSAREERRLHFAVAQQQQSRTVAQWASAYQVSISAISQWKATLKVSGIDGLKARTPSGRPRRLTPDQEQCVQQWLQGVDSPLQAPWSLRDVRELIGEHFGVWYHLHHVRKLLIRWGWHCHVQ; this is encoded by the coding sequence ATGCGGCCTCTAACCCGATCTGCTCGCGAAGAGCGTAGGCTTCACTTCGCGGTTGCACAACAGCAGCAATCCCGCACTGTTGCTCAGTGGGCCAGTGCATATCAGGTTTCGATTTCTGCCATCTCCCAGTGGAAAGCTACATTGAAGGTTTCTGGGATCGATGGCTTGAAGGCCAGAACACCCTCAGGACGTCCCAGAAGATTGACTCCAGATCAGGAACAATGTGTTCAGCAGTGGCTTCAAGGGGTCGACTCTCCTTTACAAGCACCCTGGTCTCTCCGAGACGTCAGAGAGCTCATTGGGGAGCATTTTGGTGTGTGGTACCACCTGCATCATGTTCGCAAGCTGTTGATCCGCTGGGGATGGCACTGTCACGTCCAATAA
- a CDS encoding redox-sensing transcriptional repressor Rex has product MSQSLNIPSAAISRLVTYLRILEKLESQGINRTSSNDLAERAQVSAFQVRKDLAYFGRFGTRGMGYTVAVLKRELRRILGLTRPWNVVIMGMGRLGQAIAHYPGASDYEFSFVGLFDPDPSKVGMQIRNLEVMHPDHLKDFVRSHQVDMGFIAVPADRAQDVAQILVEAGVKGILNFAPVVIQPKMLERPGVEPEKEEEWEGVIVENIDFLAGMKRLAFYILNPGLRELEEVG; this is encoded by the coding sequence ATGTCGCAGTCTTTGAACATCCCCAGTGCCGCCATTTCAAGGCTGGTCACCTACCTGAGAATCCTGGAAAAACTGGAATCTCAGGGCATCAACCGGACCAGCAGCAACGATCTGGCCGAAAGGGCACAGGTCAGTGCTTTTCAGGTTCGCAAGGATTTGGCTTACTTTGGACGCTTCGGAACCCGTGGCATGGGATACACCGTGGCTGTCCTCAAGCGTGAACTGAGACGCATCCTGGGCCTCACCCGGCCCTGGAATGTGGTGATCATGGGCATGGGAAGACTCGGGCAGGCCATTGCGCACTACCCGGGGGCCAGTGACTATGAATTCAGTTTTGTGGGTCTCTTTGACCCCGACCCCAGCAAGGTGGGGATGCAAATTCGGAACCTGGAGGTGATGCACCCGGATCACCTGAAGGATTTCGTGCGCTCTCATCAGGTGGACATGGGTTTTATTGCTGTTCCTGCAGACCGCGCGCAGGATGTGGCCCAGATCCTGGTGGAAGCTGGAGTGAAAGGAATCCTCAACTTCGCCCCTGTGGTGATTCAGCCCAAGATGCTGGAGCGCCCGGGGGTCGAACCCGAAAAAGAAGAGGAGTGGGAGGGAGTCATCGTGGAGAACATCGATTTTCTGGCAGGAATGAAACGCCTGGCGTTTTACATCCTGAACCCTGGCTTAAGAGAACTGGAGGAGGTTGGATGA
- a CDS encoding SPOR domain-containing protein: MTWFRKHWPDVIILFFIVLILAGAVLILFGGTRKLFNLSATQAPVQSQQETPQVEEIPLNPAPVVAQEAQTQEETQPENQTQTGTLAPEETQPAPSASASGSETAPEISNAQETQSVPVIPAESSTPSVETTETPSTVQSTTEQSGATSQPTPTPSNVQPEQPAPTPQPAARAITGRTPTKQDFRISAGLYQTEAQAGTIAEKIKALGYPTYVFPSKDDNYVVLIGPFVNRNDADTAVSQIQTVHQNLFVYAPQNPTVNASGEGAATAGTSSSPTSSGTTASSAPTGPMYLQVGAYKRADSAVPAIDQLRSLGFSPSLRTDANGMVRVVVGPFAAGDVPSAQAKLKEAGYTDAFQIR, encoded by the coding sequence ATGACTTGGTTCCGTAAACACTGGCCAGACGTGATCATCCTCTTTTTTATCGTGCTGATTCTGGCAGGAGCGGTCCTGATCCTTTTCGGAGGGACCAGGAAACTGTTCAACCTTTCTGCCACCCAGGCACCCGTACAATCCCAGCAGGAAACCCCCCAGGTGGAAGAAATTCCCCTCAATCCTGCGCCTGTGGTTGCTCAGGAAGCACAGACCCAGGAGGAAACCCAGCCTGAGAACCAGACCCAGACCGGGACACTGGCTCCTGAAGAAACCCAGCCTGCTCCTTCTGCCAGCGCTTCTGGATCTGAGACAGCGCCAGAAATCAGCAATGCTCAGGAAACCCAGAGTGTTCCGGTGATTCCTGCAGAAAGCAGCACTCCCTCAGTAGAAACCACAGAGACTCCCTCAACAGTTCAGTCAACGACCGAGCAGTCAGGTGCAACTTCTCAACCGACGCCCACTCCATCCAATGTGCAGCCCGAGCAGCCTGCACCAACACCACAGCCTGCCGCCAGAGCCATCACAGGACGCACCCCCACGAAACAGGACTTCCGCATCAGCGCAGGTCTGTATCAGACAGAGGCGCAGGCGGGCACCATTGCTGAGAAAATCAAAGCTCTGGGTTATCCCACCTACGTTTTCCCCAGCAAAGATGACAACTATGTGGTGCTGATTGGTCCATTCGTGAACCGCAATGATGCAGACACGGCTGTCTCTCAGATTCAAACGGTGCACCAGAACCTGTTTGTCTACGCACCTCAGAATCCGACTGTGAATGCATCAGGTGAAGGAGCAGCCACCGCTGGAACTTCAAGCAGTCCCACTTCTTCAGGGACAACGGCCTCCTCTGCACCCACAGGCCCAATGTACCTGCAAGTCGGTGCCTACAAACGGGCAGACAGTGCAGTGCCAGCCATTGACCAGCTGCGTTCTCTGGGATTCAGTCCCAGCCTGAGAACCGATGCCAATGGCATGGTGCGCGTGGTGGTCGGACCCTTCGCAGCCGGAGATGTGCCCTCGGCACAGGCCAAACTCAAAGAGGCGGGCTACACGGACGCCTTCCAGATTCGGTGA
- a CDS encoding tetratricopeptide repeat protein: MRNLRRVLLTALLTVPVLGLQLSSAQSTDLTVLETQFTQNPSLENSVLLGQAYLNAGRTSDAVKAFEDAIRRDYRSYEAHFGLGVALFQLNNLSGAQFEFEQLTALNPNLLQGYYNLAAVLTRQGKNAEAITTYQKAIEVGKGNEASAEELTLAYTQMAQLLVLAGQHKEAQAAYEEALKLNPQSESLMLAVAQEALAASKTSPDPLASTISLSYAYQLLAKNPALSEATLVVVENYVNQGLTDRALRELDKGIAAAKDNASRVRLLTRKGQLLENSSVQDAITTYAEVLTLDSRSPVRYDHARLLLASRKYAEALQGFQQLVKDNPTDVAYLGLAQSQEARQQYQAAYNAAISASKLAKDPNLVAAAQTIAVRNAYKAKKYSDAVKLTQSMSAPTAEALNWGGLSAYNQRSYATAANLLAGALERDAQNQTVALNLGAAYLALKQYDNAERVLAALVAQNARNAEGWYNYGIALRGRGDEAGARLAFQRALTLGYSKAKGALGGK; encoded by the coding sequence ATGAGAAACCTTAGGCGCGTCCTGTTGACTGCACTACTGACTGTCCCTGTACTTGGTTTGCAACTGTCGAGTGCCCAGAGCACGGATTTGACAGTGCTTGAAACCCAGTTCACACAAAACCCCAGCCTTGAAAATTCAGTTCTGCTCGGACAGGCATACTTGAATGCAGGCCGCACCTCTGACGCCGTGAAAGCATTTGAAGACGCCATCCGCAGGGATTACCGCAGCTACGAGGCCCACTTCGGACTCGGGGTGGCACTCTTTCAGCTGAACAATCTCAGCGGTGCGCAGTTTGAGTTTGAACAATTGACCGCCCTCAATCCCAACCTGTTGCAGGGGTATTACAACCTGGCTGCGGTCTTGACCAGACAGGGCAAGAATGCAGAAGCCATCACCACTTACCAGAAAGCCATTGAAGTGGGCAAGGGCAACGAGGCCAGTGCGGAAGAACTGACCCTGGCTTACACCCAGATGGCCCAGTTGCTGGTGCTTGCAGGTCAGCACAAAGAAGCCCAGGCTGCTTATGAAGAAGCCCTGAAGCTCAACCCGCAAAGTGAATCCCTGATGCTGGCTGTTGCTCAGGAAGCCCTTGCTGCAAGCAAAACCAGCCCGGACCCTCTGGCCTCCACCATTTCTCTGAGCTATGCTTATCAGTTGCTGGCCAAGAACCCAGCTCTGTCAGAGGCAACACTGGTGGTCGTTGAAAACTACGTCAATCAGGGCCTGACGGACCGTGCCCTGCGTGAGCTGGACAAAGGCATTGCAGCTGCAAAAGACAATGCTTCCAGGGTCAGGTTGCTGACCCGCAAGGGCCAATTGCTGGAAAACAGCAGTGTGCAGGATGCCATCACCACCTATGCGGAAGTGTTGACCCTGGATTCCCGCAGTCCGGTCAGGTATGACCATGCACGCCTGTTGCTTGCCTCCCGCAAATATGCAGAGGCATTGCAAGGTTTCCAGCAACTGGTGAAAGACAATCCCACCGATGTGGCCTACCTGGGCCTTGCCCAGTCGCAAGAGGCCCGGCAACAATACCAGGCGGCCTACAATGCAGCCATCAGTGCAAGCAAGCTGGCCAAAGACCCCAACCTGGTTGCGGCTGCACAGACCATTGCTGTGCGCAATGCATACAAAGCCAAAAAATACAGTGATGCAGTGAAGCTCACCCAGAGCATGTCTGCGCCTACTGCTGAAGCCCTGAACTGGGGAGGTCTCAGTGCCTACAATCAGCGCAGCTATGCCACTGCTGCGAACCTTCTGGCAGGTGCTCTTGAGCGGGATGCCCAGAACCAGACGGTGGCCCTGAATCTTGGTGCTGCCTACCTGGCCCTCAAGCAATATGACAATGCAGAACGGGTGCTGGCTGCCCTTGTGGCCCAGAATGCCCGAAATGCAGAAGGCTGGTACAACTACGGGATTGCCCTGCGTGGCCGGGGCGACGAAGCTGGTGCGCGTCTGGCTTTCCAGCGGGCACTGACTCTGGGGTACTCCAAAGCAAAAGGAGCATTGGGCGGTAAATGA
- the rlmN gene encoding 23S rRNA (adenine(2503)-C(2))-methyltransferase RlmN has product MKVLLLDLQPDQYPLEGYRKKQLLSWVFEQAAPDFDSMTNLPLKLRAELQEHYELSPFTQVDTFPSTDGSVKYLFTLRDGRQMEAVFMPYEDRKTICVSTMVGCPAKCAFCATGALGFGRNLTPGEIIGQILYAARDQGIPPKEIRNLVFMGMGEPLLNYDNTMNAARIMLSPEALNMSQRRVTLSTVGLAKGIRKLATEDIELKLAISLHAPDEETRQRIIPTGQANSIPEIMDAARDYQAKTGRRITMEYAMLRGVNDHLWQADLLADLLKGMISHVNLIPMNPWDGSGFEETPEVQIQAFYDRLEERGIPVSVRRSRGRDAGAACGQLALKKPSLSSSV; this is encoded by the coding sequence GTGAAGGTTCTACTGCTGGATTTACAGCCCGACCAGTATCCGCTGGAGGGTTATCGCAAGAAACAATTGCTGTCCTGGGTTTTTGAGCAGGCCGCCCCGGATTTTGACAGCATGACCAACCTGCCACTCAAGCTGCGTGCTGAACTGCAGGAACACTACGAACTGAGCCCTTTCACCCAGGTGGACACTTTTCCCTCCACCGATGGGAGTGTCAAATACCTGTTCACCCTCAGGGATGGCCGCCAGATGGAAGCGGTTTTCATGCCCTACGAGGACCGCAAGACCATCTGTGTGTCGACGATGGTGGGGTGTCCAGCCAAGTGTGCTTTCTGTGCCACTGGTGCTCTGGGCTTTGGGCGTAACCTGACGCCCGGAGAGATCATCGGACAGATTCTCTACGCTGCCCGTGATCAGGGAATTCCTCCCAAAGAGATCCGCAATCTGGTGTTTATGGGGATGGGGGAGCCCCTGCTCAATTACGACAACACCATGAACGCTGCCCGCATCATGCTCAGTCCTGAGGCCCTCAACATGAGCCAGCGCAGGGTGACCCTCAGCACAGTGGGCCTGGCAAAAGGCATCCGCAAACTGGCCACGGAAGACATTGAGCTGAAACTGGCCATCAGCCTGCATGCACCAGATGAAGAAACCCGCCAGCGCATCATTCCCACAGGACAGGCCAACAGCATCCCAGAAATCATGGATGCTGCCCGCGATTATCAGGCCAAGACCGGGCGGCGCATCACCATGGAATATGCCATGCTGCGTGGGGTCAATGACCACCTCTGGCAGGCGGATCTGCTGGCAGACCTTTTAAAGGGCATGATCAGTCACGTCAATTTGATTCCCATGAACCCCTGGGATGGCAGTGGGTTTGAAGAAACCCCTGAAGTCCAGATTCAGGCCTTTTATGACCGTCTTGAAGAGCGAGGCATTCCTGTGAGTGTCCGGCGTTCAAGAGGGCGTGATGCGGGTGCAGCATGCGGTCAGCTGGCATTGAAAAAACCTTCATTAAGCTCTTCTGTATGA
- a CDS encoding endonuclease MutS2, protein MLFDPHTLQTLDFSRIRSALADCCASSLGVERADSLTPSTDADFIRYQLDCVEDALFSVSLNLGGIQDIRPGVHRSREGKQLDGKEILEVAYTLDAALTLKRAIAMNSRGPLLDVASSIGSHLNLVRSALEKLDRDGSVRDDASPKLRQIRRRLNPLRNEIRQKMQDVLERWGDMLQENLITIRRDRFVVPIKASYVNQVQGIIIDASASGQTYFVEPGSVVPLNNELARLLIEEDQEVRRILMELSGQVALEEGLDMTMWALGELDLIAAKARLARDWELSRPQHSDAGVYHLEQARHPLIEKPVANDLHLDHNTRILLITGPNMGGKTATLKTLGLIVLMHQCGMYVPARIAKLPVVDGILVDIGDEQSIQESLSTFASHLKHLKYVLDHAGPNTLILVDELGSGTDPTEGAALAQALIGELLRKETRGIITSHLAPLKLYAMETTGLQNASMGFSLESLGPTYRLQVGQPGRSYALAIARRMGIPETVLGQATEILGPEGNKVEKLLENLEAERETIRSQREQLDSLRQEANLIRNQLAFDRDRIHEERDELLLKAREQADQIYRDAIETVRKLRSKAQDDVSRPKVLEELKELRRASMAERPQAKVEPALEQVRPGSIVDVPAYGASGQVLEVRGDELVVQLGVLKITVRRRDVRLKQQEKQKVTSLMSAGYSRFNKEINLRGKSGEEAIEELRSYVAEAYALKETPLRVVHGKGQGVLRRMIRDFLKNEKTVESYHDAEPYNGGHGVTIVNIRTK, encoded by the coding sequence GTGTTATTCGACCCGCATACCCTTCAAACCCTGGACTTTTCAAGAATCCGCTCTGCGTTGGCGGATTGCTGCGCAAGCAGCCTGGGCGTGGAAAGGGCAGACAGCCTGACACCGTCAACGGATGCGGACTTCATCCGGTACCAATTGGATTGTGTGGAAGATGCCCTCTTTTCGGTCAGCCTGAATCTGGGAGGCATCCAGGACATCCGCCCGGGTGTGCACCGCTCCAGAGAGGGCAAACAGTTGGACGGCAAGGAAATCCTCGAGGTGGCCTACACCCTCGATGCTGCCCTGACCCTCAAGCGTGCCATCGCCATGAATTCCAGGGGACCGCTGCTGGATGTGGCCAGCAGCATCGGCTCCCACCTGAACCTGGTGCGCAGTGCACTGGAGAAACTCGATCGGGACGGCTCTGTCCGTGATGATGCCAGTCCCAAACTCCGCCAGATCCGCCGCCGCCTGAATCCTCTGCGCAACGAAATCCGCCAGAAAATGCAGGATGTGCTGGAACGCTGGGGAGACATGCTGCAGGAGAACCTGATCACCATCCGCCGGGACCGCTTCGTGGTGCCCATCAAGGCGAGTTACGTGAATCAGGTGCAGGGCATCATCATCGACGCTTCTGCCTCCGGACAGACCTACTTTGTGGAGCCCGGTTCCGTGGTTCCCCTCAACAACGAACTTGCCCGCCTGCTGATTGAAGAAGATCAAGAAGTCAGGCGGATTCTGATGGAGCTCTCCGGTCAGGTTGCCCTGGAAGAGGGCCTGGACATGACCATGTGGGCCCTCGGAGAACTGGACCTGATTGCGGCAAAAGCCCGACTGGCCCGTGACTGGGAACTGTCCCGACCTCAGCATTCTGATGCAGGCGTTTACCATCTGGAACAGGCCAGACACCCCCTCATCGAGAAACCTGTCGCCAACGATCTGCATCTGGATCACAACACACGCATTCTGCTCATCACGGGTCCCAACATGGGGGGAAAAACCGCAACCCTCAAGACGTTGGGACTCATTGTTTTGATGCACCAGTGCGGGATGTACGTGCCTGCCAGAATTGCCAAACTGCCTGTTGTGGACGGCATCCTGGTGGACATCGGTGATGAGCAGAGCATCCAGGAGAGCCTCTCCACCTTTGCCTCCCACCTCAAGCACCTGAAATACGTGCTGGACCATGCTGGACCCAACACCCTGATTCTGGTGGACGAGCTGGGCTCCGGAACCGACCCCACAGAGGGTGCAGCCCTGGCCCAGGCGCTGATCGGTGAACTTCTGAGAAAAGAAACCCGCGGAATCATCACCAGTCACCTTGCGCCCCTCAAGCTCTACGCCATGGAAACAACTGGACTGCAGAACGCCAGCATGGGTTTCAGCCTTGAGAGCCTGGGACCGACCTACAGACTGCAGGTGGGTCAGCCCGGACGTTCTTACGCACTGGCGATTGCCAGACGCATGGGCATTCCCGAAACGGTGCTTGGACAGGCCACGGAGATTCTGGGGCCAGAAGGCAACAAAGTCGAGAAACTCCTTGAGAACCTGGAAGCAGAGCGGGAAACCATCCGCAGCCAGCGTGAACAGCTCGACAGCCTGCGGCAGGAAGCCAACCTGATCCGCAACCAGCTGGCCTTTGACCGGGACCGCATCCATGAAGAGCGCGACGAACTGCTCCTCAAAGCCAGAGAACAGGCCGACCAGATCTACCGGGATGCCATCGAGACTGTACGCAAACTGCGCTCCAAGGCGCAGGATGACGTTTCGAGGCCAAAGGTGCTGGAGGAACTCAAAGAGCTGCGCCGGGCCAGCATGGCTGAACGCCCACAAGCCAAAGTGGAGCCCGCTCTGGAGCAAGTCCGCCCTGGCAGCATCGTGGATGTGCCTGCTTATGGTGCTTCTGGACAGGTTCTGGAAGTTCGCGGAGATGAACTGGTGGTGCAACTCGGGGTCCTCAAGATCACCGTGCGCCGTCGTGATGTTCGCCTGAAGCAACAGGAAAAGCAGAAGGTCACCTCTCTCATGTCTGCGGGATACTCCCGATTCAACAAGGAAATCAACCTCAGGGGCAAGAGTGGGGAAGAGGCCATTGAAGAACTTCGCTCGTATGTTGCGGAGGCCTACGCCCTCAAAGAAACCCCCCTCAGGGTGGTGCACGGCAAAGGCCAGGGTGTGCTGCGCCGCATGATCCGCGACTTCCTCAAGAATGAAAAAACGGTGGAGTCCTACCACGATGCAGAACCCTACAATGGTGGGCACGGGGTGACCATCGTCAACATCAGAACCAAGTAA
- a CDS encoding DedA family protein, whose amino-acid sequence MEQFQDWLLNLPPIVVHLLLFLLLLIEGIGTPGLPFEVLWIVEGIFIHQGKTTLFEAIAWGTIGNWMGNLVGYLLGDRISRYLPKKARESLGIEEVRSMFNRWGVGVVLFSRWMGLIRTPTILYAGAVGMPFWKYAFWSFIGALSWVAIWQLACWYFGSLVLEWWDKYKIYIVLFGILVGVLGVWMVIRKRRPNDAPSNGP is encoded by the coding sequence GTGGAACAATTTCAGGACTGGTTGCTCAATTTACCTCCCATTGTGGTTCATTTGCTGCTCTTTCTGCTTCTCCTGATCGAGGGCATAGGCACACCAGGGCTTCCTTTTGAAGTGCTCTGGATTGTGGAGGGCATCTTCATTCACCAGGGGAAGACCACCCTCTTTGAAGCCATCGCCTGGGGCACCATCGGCAACTGGATGGGCAACCTGGTGGGTTACCTGCTTGGAGACCGCATTTCCAGATATCTTCCCAAAAAAGCCAGGGAGTCTCTGGGCATCGAAGAGGTGCGCTCCATGTTCAACCGCTGGGGGGTGGGTGTGGTTCTTTTCAGCCGCTGGATGGGCCTCATTCGCACCCCAACCATTCTCTATGCAGGTGCAGTGGGCATGCCCTTCTGGAAGTATGCCTTCTGGAGTTTCATCGGTGCCCTGTCGTGGGTCGCCATCTGGCAACTGGCCTGCTGGTACTTTGGCAGCCTCGTCCTGGAATGGTGGGACAAGTATAAGATTTACATTGTTCTGTTCGGGATTCTGGTTGGTGTTCTTGGCGTATGGATGGTGATCCGCAAGCGTAGGCCAAACGATGCACCCTCTAATGGGCCCTGA
- a CDS encoding phosphatidylserine decarboxylase, producing the protein MKLKRILKILIPVAAIWGLVVLFLQKIWFYRDPIRVSPNDPDLILSPCDGQVVYIRRIEDGKVYSEKLGQKIDVTEITKTDIPDGTGWLIGVYMSPLDVHFNYAPISGSVDRIVHTQTNLNLPMVDLWEYIQLTYLRKAVDLFAKRYELENERQTIFMHNERVSLAMVEIADKFVNKISTYVSEGERTRAGQKVSFIERGSQVDLVLFGEDFEFLAKVGDQVYGALTPLARLKKK; encoded by the coding sequence ATGAAACTCAAACGCATCCTCAAAATCCTGATTCCTGTGGCCGCCATCTGGGGCCTGGTGGTGCTGTTCCTGCAGAAAATCTGGTTTTACCGTGACCCGATCCGTGTCTCTCCCAATGACCCTGACCTGATCCTCTCTCCCTGTGATGGACAGGTGGTCTACATCCGCCGTATCGAAGACGGCAAGGTGTACAGCGAGAAACTCGGTCAGAAAATTGACGTCACCGAGATCACCAAGACCGACATCCCTGATGGAACCGGCTGGTTGATTGGCGTTTACATGAGCCCACTGGACGTGCACTTCAACTATGCCCCCATTTCGGGTTCTGTGGACCGCATCGTGCACACCCAGACCAACCTGAACCTGCCCATGGTGGACCTTTGGGAGTACATCCAGCTCACCTACCTGCGCAAGGCCGTGGACCTGTTTGCCAAACGCTATGAGCTGGAAAACGAGCGCCAGACCATCTTCATGCACAACGAACGTGTGAGCCTCGCCATGGTGGAGATTGCCGACAAGTTCGTCAACAAGATCAGCACCTACGTCTCAGAAGGCGAGAGAACCCGTGCAGGTCAGAAGGTCTCTTTCATCGAACGGGGTTCCCAGGTGGATCTGGTGCTCTTTGGAGAGGATTTTGAGTTCCTCGCCAAAGTGGGCGATCAGGTGTACGGTGCCCTCACCCCTCTGGCCCGCCTGAAGAAGAAATAA
- a CDS encoding endonuclease V, with protein sequence MTPQEMEQEQIRLAPQVIVPDAGQGYFAQEDDVVFALDIHYAENTAHVGLHAQTFHGNTLGRFVARFETEVEYLPGFFAFREAPPLLQMIEQVWATGLTPQLLLVDGHGVAHPRRFGVACLVGLKTGLPTIGCAKETLLRYQGDLPDARGSTLPVLLDGDGVGTVLRTQTGIRPVFVSVGHLISLQESERVILELSGKYRVCDPLRHADQLARAHARHEKIPDATVFS encoded by the coding sequence ATGACCCCACAGGAAATGGAACAGGAACAGATCAGGCTGGCACCACAGGTGATTGTTCCAGATGCAGGACAGGGCTATTTTGCTCAGGAAGACGATGTGGTCTTTGCTCTGGACATCCATTATGCAGAGAACACCGCCCATGTGGGCCTCCATGCCCAGACCTTCCACGGAAACACGCTGGGAAGATTTGTGGCCCGGTTTGAAACCGAAGTGGAGTATCTGCCTGGGTTTTTTGCTTTCCGGGAGGCCCCTCCCCTGCTCCAGATGATTGAGCAGGTCTGGGCAACAGGTTTAACTCCGCAACTGCTACTGGTGGATGGACATGGAGTTGCCCACCCCAGGCGGTTTGGAGTGGCCTGTCTGGTGGGCCTGAAAACAGGACTGCCCACCATAGGTTGCGCAAAGGAAACCCTTTTGCGGTATCAGGGTGACTTGCCAGATGCCAGGGGCAGCACCTTGCCTGTGCTGCTTGATGGTGATGGGGTGGGAACGGTCCTGAGAACCCAGACCGGCATCCGGCCTGTCTTTGTCAGCGTGGGCCACCTGATCAGCCTGCAGGAAAGCGAAAGGGTGATTCTCGAGCTTTCAGGCAAGTACCGGGTCTGTGATCCCCTCAGGCATGCAGACCAGCTTGCAAGGGCACATGCCAGACATGAAAAAATCCCAGATGCCACTGTGTTTTCTTGA